Proteins from a single region of Etheostoma spectabile isolate EspeVRDwgs_2016 unplaced genomic scaffold, UIUC_Espe_1.0 scaffold00003292, whole genome shotgun sequence:
- the LOC116676524 gene encoding G2/M phase-specific E3 ubiquitin-protein ligase: MVSKVDGSFCPSSNQINVCRYNVFLCSLRSFKLRSFNPEAKLNVVFVDEDDNGEGAVDQGGPTREYLRLLMRAVHQSNIFEGHEKDRQLSLDIQALQTKLYTWVAKMIAVCVVHGGVGPHFFSERLFHQICGKATPPATVDEVGDHTFREQLIKIQEATTVQDANSAIAEAADSLSIIGALRHVSSLQEKDSLSQSAADFFVNGRLATALEQFAEGLKTLGLLEELRKNPVVFYNMFVSEEIPLQAKDLCTLFDVDFSVQGSNSRYRENLTICFWRDWLIEIEEGECSPVTLEKVLEFTSGASTVPPLGFPHHPQIQFLHEGNRIFPEANTCALVLCLLLHSSYEAFKQYMMEGILQAPTFGLA; encoded by the exons ATGGTCAGCAAAGTTGATGGAAGCTTCTGTCCATCAAGCAACCAAATAAATGTGTGCAGGTATAATGTTTTCCTGTGTAGCCTGCGGTCATTCAAGCTTAGGTCCTTCAACCCTGAAGCAAaattgaatgttgtgtttgtggatgaAGATGACAATGGTGAAGGGGCAGTTGACCAAGGCGGCCCAACAAGAGAGTACCTAAGGCTGTTGATGAGGGCCGTCCAccagtcaaatatctttgaggGACATGAGAAAGACCGGCAGTTGTCTCTTGATATTcaag ctttgCAGACTAAACTTTACACGTGGGTGGCAAAAAtgattgctgtgtgtgttgtccatgGAGGTGTTGGTCCACACTTCTTTTCCGAAAGGCTTTTCCATCAAATATGTGGTAAAGCAACACCCCCGGCCACTGTGGATGAAGTTGGCGATCATACATTCAGGGAACAGTTAATAAAA ATACAGGAAGCAACAACAGTCCAAGATGCAAACAGTGCAATTGCAGAGGCAGCCGATAGTCTCAGCATTATAGGTGCCCTAAGACATGTGTCCAGCCTGCAGGAGAAGGACTCCCTTTCACAGTCAGCTGCAGACTTCTTCGTCAATGGAAGATTGGCGACTGCCCTGGAACA GTTTGCTGAGGGGTTAAAAACCCTTGGTTTACTGGAGGAGCTGAGGAAGAATCCGGTAGTGTTCTACAACATGTTCGTCAGTGAGGAGATTCCACTACAGGCGAAGGACCTATGTACTTTATTTGACGTGGACTTCTCTGTGCAGGGCAGCAACAGCAGATACCGAGAAAACCTGACAATATGCTTTTGGCGTGATTGGTTAATTGAAATTGAAG AAGGAGAATGCAGTCCAGTGACCCTAGAGAAAGTATTGGAGTTTACATCTGGAGCCTCAACAGTGCCTCCACTGGGATTTCCACACCATCCACAAATTCAGTTCCTTCACGAGGGCAACAGAATTTTCCCAGAAGCAAATACTTGTGCTCTTGTACTCTGCCTGCTGCTGCACTCTTCCTATGAAGCCTTCAAACAATACATGATGGAGGGAATTTTGCAAGCTCCAACCTTTGGACTTGCATGA
- the LOC116676523 gene encoding uncharacterized protein LOC116676523, whose product MIRALLRAQGVLVTRPRVREMLTRVNPTAAARRWSQTVARRVYHVPYPNSLWRIDGNMRLIRWGFVIHGEIDGYTRLITYFNCSTDNRATTVLSQFLKATCLYALPSRVRSDHGGENILVALFIYLVQGLEHRGFITGQSVHNQRIERLWRDVFLHVLQHFYLMFYSLEDSEVLNPDDDVHRLSLHIVYLPEIQKRLEQFRQAWNLHPLRTETNNTPTQLWTGGMLKNIATDGTAVNNVFGENPYSNQNIDAILAQYGIQTLPTLDDEEFPAVNVEPPQLLLTQQQQISVHNAIQHISDLKLKCQTCCTAIVSILQTQV is encoded by the exons ATGATAAGAGCCCTGTTGCGCGCACAAGGTGTGCTTGTTACACGGCCCAGGGTGCGTGAGATGTTGACACGGGTGAATCCTACTGCTGCTGCAAGGAGATGGAGCCAGACAGTTGCAAGACGTGTTTATCATGTACCTTACCCCAATAGTTTGTGGCGCATTGACGGGAACATGCGTCTCATAAG ATGGGGCTTTGTGATTCATGGTGAAATTGATGGATACACCCGTCTGATTACTTACTTCAACTGCAGCACAGATAATCGTGCCACAACAGTGCTTTCTCAGTTTTTGAAAGCAACATGCCTCTACGCCCTACCGTCAAGAGTCAGATCTGACCATGGTGGTGAAAACATCCTTGTGGCTTTATTCATTTATCTAGTTCAAGGACTTGAACACAGAGGTTTCATTACTGGACAATCAGTTCACAATCAGAGAATTGAACGCCTTTGGCGTGATGTATTTTTGCATGTGTTACAGCACTTTTATCTTATGTTCTACTCCTTAGAGGATTCAGAGGTTTTAAATCCAGATGATGATGTCCACAGACTATCACTGCATATTGTTTATCTTCCTGAGATTCAAAAAAGACTGGAGCAGTTTAGACAGGCCTGGAACCTCCATCCATTGCGAACAGAAACTAATAACACACCAACTCAACTCTGGACAGGGGGCATGCTCAAAAACATTGCAACAGACGGCACAGCTGTCAACAATGTGTTTGGGGAAAATCCCTACAGCAACCAAAACATTGATGCCATCCTTGCACAGTATGGAATTCAAACACTGCCTACACTTGATGATGAGGAGTTCCCAGCTGTTAATGTAGAGCCACCTCAACTCCTCCTCACTCAGCAACAACAGATATCTGTACACAACGCAATCCAACACATATCTGATCTAAAGTTAAAATGTCAGACTTGCTGTACTGCAATTGTCAGTATTTTGCAAACTCAGGTATAG